The following proteins are co-located in the Flectobacillus major DSM 103 genome:
- the carB gene encoding carbamoyl-phosphate synthase large subunit, which produces MPKDTSIKSVLIIGSGPIIIGQACEFDYSGSQAARSLREEGIEVILINSNPATIMTDPLNADHVYLKPLEKKSIIEILEKHNVDAVLPTMGGQTALNLAIDCDAAGIWEKYDVRIIGVDIKAIETTEDREKFRLKMLEIGVGVCKGRTARSFLEGKEIAQETGFPLVIRPSFTLGGTGGGFVNEPKDFDAALNKGLHASPTHEVLVEQSIMGWKEYELELLRDNLGNVIIICSIENFDPMGIHTGDSITVAPAMTLPDTIYQKMRDMAIKMMNAIGKFAGGCNVQFALNPDTDDIIAIEINPRVSRSSALASKATGYPIAKIAAKMAIGYNLDELTNAITGSTSAFFEPALDYVIVKVPRWNFDKFHGADKTLGLQMKSVGEAMGIGRNFQEALQKACQSLEIKRNGMGADGKGLRDQDAIMKSLANPSWNRLFHIYDAFKMGISFKTIRNVTKIDKWFLYQVEDLVRVENELEKYNIHSVPKELLEEAKHKGFADRQIAYSLRCLESEVYERRKNLGITRVYKCVDTCAAEFEAKTPYFYSTFSQGSASLDNESVTNNKKKVVVLGSGPNRIGQGIEFDYSCVHGILAAKEAGYEAIMINSNPETVSTDFDIADKLYFEPVFWEHVYDIIQHEKPEGVIVQLGGQTALKLAEKLSKYGIKIIGTSFEALDLAEDRGAFSSLLRENDIPFPKFGVCEDADNAAELGRELGYPLLVRPSYVLGGQSMKIVINEEELEQHVVDILRDIPGNKILLDHFLENAIEAEADAICDGEDVYIIGIMEHIEPAGIHSGDSHSVLPPFDLSENVIRQIEEHTKKIALALQTKGLINIQFAIKDEVVYIIEANPRASRTVPFICKAYQEPYVNYATKVMLGAKLSEFNFQPKKNGWAIKIPVFSFNKFPNVNMELGPEMKSTGEAIYFIDSLKDEFFRKVYGERNLYLSR; this is translated from the coding sequence GTGCCCAAAGACACATCCATCAAGTCCGTTCTCATTATCGGTTCAGGTCCAATTATCATCGGTCAGGCTTGCGAATTTGACTATTCTGGCTCGCAAGCGGCTCGCTCTCTTCGTGAAGAAGGCATCGAAGTTATTTTGATTAACTCGAACCCTGCCACGATTATGACAGACCCTCTCAATGCAGACCATGTATATCTGAAGCCGCTTGAGAAAAAGTCCATTATTGAAATCTTAGAGAAACATAACGTTGATGCCGTTTTACCAACTATGGGTGGTCAGACGGCATTAAATTTAGCTATTGATTGCGACGCTGCTGGTATCTGGGAAAAATACGACGTTCGTATCATTGGTGTTGACATCAAGGCCATTGAAACTACCGAAGACCGTGAAAAATTCCGATTAAAGATGCTAGAAATCGGTGTAGGCGTTTGTAAAGGACGTACTGCTCGCTCTTTCTTGGAAGGTAAAGAAATTGCACAGGAAACAGGCTTCCCATTGGTAATTCGCCCTTCATTTACCTTGGGTGGAACTGGTGGCGGTTTTGTGAATGAACCCAAAGACTTCGATGCAGCTCTTAACAAAGGATTGCACGCTTCGCCAACTCACGAAGTATTGGTAGAGCAGTCTATTATGGGATGGAAAGAATACGAATTGGAGCTATTGCGTGACAACCTCGGAAACGTAATTATTATCTGTTCTATCGAGAACTTCGACCCAATGGGTATTCACACTGGCGACTCAATTACGGTAGCTCCTGCTATGACATTGCCTGATACTATCTATCAGAAAATGCGTGATATGGCTATCAAAATGATGAATGCTATCGGTAAATTTGCAGGCGGTTGTAATGTTCAGTTTGCCTTGAATCCTGATACCGACGATATCATTGCTATCGAAATCAACCCTCGTGTATCTCGTTCGTCGGCTTTGGCTTCAAAAGCAACTGGTTATCCAATTGCCAAAATCGCTGCTAAAATGGCTATTGGTTACAACCTCGACGAGCTTACCAATGCTATTACAGGTAGTACTTCTGCATTTTTTGAACCTGCTCTTGACTACGTAATTGTAAAAGTTCCTCGTTGGAATTTTGACAAATTCCACGGTGCCGACAAAACCCTCGGACTACAAATGAAGTCGGTAGGTGAGGCTATGGGTATTGGTCGCAATTTCCAAGAGGCTCTTCAAAAAGCTTGTCAGTCGCTCGAAATCAAACGCAATGGTATGGGTGCCGATGGTAAAGGCTTGCGTGACCAAGACGCTATTATGAAGTCGTTGGCTAATCCTTCTTGGAATCGCCTTTTCCATATCTACGATGCCTTCAAAATGGGTATTTCGTTCAAAACAATTCGTAATGTTACCAAAATCGACAAATGGTTTTTGTACCAAGTGGAGGATTTGGTAAGAGTAGAAAACGAATTAGAAAAATATAATATTCACTCTGTTCCAAAAGAACTATTAGAAGAAGCTAAACACAAAGGCTTTGCCGACCGTCAGATTGCTTACTCTTTGCGTTGTTTGGAATCTGAAGTGTACGAACGTCGTAAAAACTTGGGTATTACACGTGTTTATAAATGCGTAGATACTTGTGCTGCCGAGTTTGAAGCAAAAACACCTTATTTCTACTCTACTTTCTCGCAAGGTTCGGCTTCGTTAGACAACGAATCTGTAACCAACAACAAGAAAAAAGTAGTAGTATTGGGTTCTGGTCCTAACCGTATCGGGCAAGGTATCGAGTTTGACTACTCTTGTGTGCATGGTATCTTGGCTGCTAAAGAAGCAGGCTACGAGGCTATCATGATTAACTCAAACCCCGAAACCGTTTCGACCGACTTCGATATTGCTGATAAATTATACTTTGAACCAGTTTTCTGGGAACACGTTTACGACATTATTCAGCACGAAAAACCAGAAGGTGTTATCGTACAATTGGGCGGACAAACAGCCTTGAAATTGGCCGAAAAACTTTCTAAATATGGTATCAAAATTATTGGTACTTCTTTTGAAGCCCTCGACTTGGCCGAAGACCGTGGTGCATTCTCTTCATTGTTGCGTGAAAACGATATTCCTTTCCCTAAATTTGGTGTATGCGAAGACGCAGATAATGCTGCCGAGTTAGGTCGTGAATTAGGCTATCCTTTGCTGGTACGTCCTTCTTATGTATTGGGTGGACAATCGATGAAAATCGTTATCAACGAAGAGGAATTAGAGCAACACGTTGTTGATATTTTGCGTGATATTCCAGGTAATAAAATCTTACTTGACCACTTCCTCGAAAATGCTATTGAAGCAGAAGCTGATGCTATTTGCGATGGAGAAGATGTATATATTATTGGTATCATGGAGCATATCGAGCCTGCGGGTATCCACTCGGGCGACTCACACTCGGTGTTACCTCCATTCGATTTGTCAGAAAATGTAATTCGTCAGATAGAAGAACACACTAAGAAAATCGCTTTGGCACTCCAAACAAAAGGACTTATCAATATCCAGTTTGCCATAAAAGATGAGGTTGTGTATATTATCGAAGCCAACCCAAGAGCATCTCGTACTGTACCGTTTATTTGTAAAGCTTACCAAGAGCCTTACGTAAACTACGCTACGAAGGTAATGTTAGGAGCAAAATTAAGCGAGTTCAACTTCCAACCAAAGAAAAATGGATGGGCTATCAAAATTCCAGTATTCTCGTTCAATAAATTCCCGAATGTGAACATGGAATTAGGCCCAGAAATGAAATCAACGGGTGAAGCTATTTACTTTATTGATTCTTTGAAGGATGAGTTTTTCCGCAAAGTGTACGGCGAACGAAACCTGTATTTGTCAAGATAG
- a CDS encoding M28 family peptidase: MKQILPFLFLFVPFITQAQDSIAIKYAQIISQPLLKKHLTFLASDQLEGRFTGSVGQKKAAVYIANHFQANGLLPIVADSLQQKSYFQPFYIKKYFGEQYSVIHNPTAKNKKGRGVIATENVLGFIEGSEHKDEVIVITAHYDHIGTQNGKVNNGADDDGSGTTSVLAIASAFAQALHDGFQPKRSLLFMTVTGEEMGLLGSEYYTEKPVIPLSKIICDLNIDMVGRVDSYHITENDSNYVYVIGSDKISPKLDKILTEINETYTHLSLDYSFNSEMHPLQLYYRSDHYNFAKHNIPIIFFTNGEHEDYHKPSDDVEKIQFDILQKRAQLVFYIAWELAQGTQKLK; the protein is encoded by the coding sequence ATGAAACAAATTTTACCTTTTCTTTTTCTCTTTGTTCCCTTCATTACACAAGCACAAGACTCAATAGCTATCAAATACGCTCAAATAATTAGTCAACCATTACTAAAAAAACATCTTACCTTTTTGGCTTCCGACCAACTCGAAGGACGTTTTACGGGTTCGGTTGGGCAAAAAAAAGCCGCTGTTTATATTGCAAACCACTTCCAAGCCAATGGCCTTTTACCCATTGTAGCAGATAGCCTACAGCAAAAATCATATTTTCAGCCATTTTATATCAAAAAATATTTTGGCGAACAATACAGCGTTATCCATAACCCCACAGCCAAAAATAAAAAAGGAAGAGGTGTTATTGCTACCGAAAATGTATTGGGCTTTATAGAAGGAAGCGAACACAAAGATGAGGTAATTGTGATTACGGCACATTACGACCACATAGGTACACAAAACGGAAAAGTTAATAATGGTGCCGACGACGACGGCTCGGGTACAACTTCTGTATTGGCCATTGCTTCGGCTTTTGCACAAGCTCTGCACGACGGCTTTCAACCTAAAAGAAGTTTGCTATTTATGACAGTTACAGGCGAAGAAATGGGACTTTTAGGTTCGGAATATTATACCGAAAAGCCTGTTATTCCACTCTCAAAAATTATTTGTGACCTCAATATTGATATGGTTGGCCGTGTCGACTCTTATCATATTACCGAAAACGACTCTAATTATGTCTATGTAATTGGGTCAGACAAAATTAGCCCTAAGCTCGATAAAATTCTTACTGAAATCAACGAAACATATACCCATTTGTCGCTTGATTATAGCTTCAATTCAGAGATGCACCCTCTACAATTGTACTACCGCTCTGACCACTACAATTTTGCCAAACATAATATTCCTATCATCTTTTTTACCAACGGAGAACACGAAGATTATCATAAACCAAGTGATGATGTTGAAAAAATTCAATTTGATATACTTCAAAAAAGAGCTCAACTCGTATTCTATATTGCTTGGGAGCTGGCTCAGGGTACACAAAAGTTGAAATAA
- a CDS encoding M28 family peptidase, translated as MKKIIVPFVLLFASVGSLNAQNKTITKFANTIKAEDLKKHLTFIASDSLKGRDTGSPEQKVAAEYIAKHFDSYGLRGIVGPEKSHFQLVDLVKRGWGEFYVKSANKTYRYLQDFITSNTAPINTEEQVELVFVGYGIDDARLNDFEGVDVKGKVIVVIDGEPRLADGSFMLSGTSEMSKWGKADSWKDKMAVAKEKGAKAMLIITKSSDEDFEKTIKQRQTMMKRFGNARMGFREDGEPKGADFAVLNISNAMGADLLGIDVATLDAAKAKTVETKKSVASLVKPKAAALRIERTIVPVETYNVLGFLEGTDKKEEIVVVTSHYDHVGVNDGKIYNGADDDGSGTVSVLEVAQAFGEAAKAGKKPRRSILFMTVTGEEKGLLGSEFYVRHPVLPLENTICDINIDMVGRTDKEHEGKPDYIYVIGSDKLSSELHQIMESNNNTYTKMELDYRYNDPNDPNRFYYRSDHYNFAKNKIPVAFFFNGVHEDYHQPTDDVEKIEFNKMEKRAKLVYYMTWELANRDKRIVVDSNKP; from the coding sequence ATGAAAAAAATAATTGTTCCGTTTGTGCTATTATTCGCAAGCGTCGGTAGTCTGAATGCTCAAAATAAGACGATTACCAAATTTGCGAATACCATCAAGGCCGAGGATTTAAAAAAACATCTCACTTTTATTGCTTCTGATAGCTTAAAAGGGCGTGACACTGGCTCGCCAGAACAAAAAGTGGCGGCCGAATATATTGCCAAACATTTTGATAGCTACGGCTTAAGAGGAATTGTTGGTCCCGAAAAATCACATTTTCAATTGGTAGATTTAGTAAAAAGAGGATGGGGTGAGTTTTATGTCAAGTCTGCTAACAAAACCTATCGCTATCTTCAGGATTTTATTACAAGCAATACAGCTCCTATCAATACCGAAGAACAAGTTGAACTTGTCTTTGTAGGTTATGGCATCGACGACGCTCGTTTAAACGATTTTGAAGGGGTGGATGTTAAAGGTAAGGTTATCGTAGTAATTGATGGCGAACCTCGCTTGGCCGATGGTTCATTTATGCTTTCGGGTACTAGCGAGATGTCTAAATGGGGCAAAGCCGATAGCTGGAAAGATAAAATGGCTGTAGCTAAAGAAAAAGGAGCTAAAGCTATGTTGATAATCACAAAGTCGTCGGATGAAGATTTTGAAAAGACTATCAAGCAACGCCAAACAATGATGAAGCGTTTTGGAAATGCTCGTATGGGTTTCAGAGAAGATGGTGAACCCAAAGGAGCAGACTTTGCTGTACTGAATATTAGCAATGCTATGGGAGCCGATTTGCTGGGTATCGACGTGGCTACTTTGGATGCCGCCAAAGCAAAAACCGTAGAAACCAAAAAATCGGTAGCAAGTTTGGTAAAGCCTAAAGCTGCTGCCCTGAGAATCGAAAGAACAATTGTGCCTGTAGAAACCTATAACGTATTGGGCTTTTTGGAAGGAACAGACAAAAAGGAGGAGATTGTCGTGGTAACGTCGCACTACGACCACGTAGGTGTAAATGACGGAAAAATTTATAATGGTGCCGATGACGATGGTTCTGGAACGGTATCGGTATTGGAAGTAGCTCAAGCTTTTGGCGAGGCTGCCAAAGCTGGTAAAAAACCTCGTAGAAGTATTTTGTTTATGACCGTAACAGGCGAAGAAAAAGGTCTATTAGGTTCTGAGTTTTATGTAAGACACCCTGTGCTTCCGCTCGAAAATACCATTTGTGATATCAATATTGACATGGTAGGCCGTACCGACAAAGAGCATGAAGGCAAACCCGACTATATTTATGTGATTGGTTCTGATAAACTTTCGTCGGAATTGCACCAAATCATGGAAAGTAACAACAATACTTATACCAAAATGGAGTTGGATTACCGTTATAACGACCCTAACGACCCCAATCGTTTTTACTACCGTTCTGACCATTACAACTTTGCCAAAAATAAGATTCCAGTAGCATTTTTCTTCAATGGCGTTCACGAAGATTATCACCAACCAACCGACGACGTTGAGAAAATCGAATTTAACAAAATGGAAAAACGTGCCAAATTGGTTTATTACATGACTTGGGAGTTGGCCAACCGTGACAAACGAATTGTGGTAGATTCTAATAAGCCTTAG